Part of the Lolium rigidum isolate FL_2022 chromosome 6, APGP_CSIRO_Lrig_0.1, whole genome shotgun sequence genome, ccattgcaagggtttatatccatctaggattaaacaaccaatgtcgtccagtgattcttgtgccgtaatacccgtgttaaccataagatctggagtgggatggaatagtcaatcgtatttccacctcttgtacatcaacggacgcgctttaccgtagacacttgtaatctgtcgggggcaagcggtaggctggggaagccaaaagtttcccacggcattgtccgtagacacttgtcgcccgaggagcaagcggtaggctggggaagccaaaagttccccacggttattgcggtctatgatgggttgcagctaccggcgaaggagtttatggtacgaGCCCGGAATCGTTGTCGTggccggggtccatccttaattggtataacgggaccggcgaggacccagggttggggtatgcaacaaagggtgggtgtgcgaggtagcggaggaatatgattggctatgaccttataccgggcctcacaccaaaggaagtgtggacgagcacgcggctcggttggcaccaaggttaagatctcttatgggtaaagcaacacacctctgcagagtgtaatgaaccgtgacatgtcactccctgttccgggatatggaactgcgaacgctgccggaaaggaactccatgaagttctagtaaaccggtgaaggctgacggacatagttcttctgaataaaagcaaccttttgaagaaatggttatgaaaacctgtattggtattagactttctcggtctaatgctgtagctagtgcattaaacacctctttcctataatgaacttgttgagtacgctcgtactcatcccactcttaaatccccagcttagatatggaggcatcgaatgaggatctacagtgcaactcgaagaccgagaagtcaacaactacttcacgggacaggaccctgtcagaagagtcagataccacatccaacaaggagaatacctagattagcaatagaaaggaactagtttcctaaacctatctcctatttagctagaatctattcatagcctctatagctagttaaatactctacaaatagagttcttgatagaattagactacgagtcgttcttctggggtTTATTTGCAGttgtacctcattgtaaagtaggaggctgtgattatcttatgtaacagagtcaatgttgtaattctatagacatgccttggacccgcatatgtttctgttgtaccactctgagcgatataatactagtggaacggtgtttcattagtgttatatcagacttgcatactacaccatgcagtggtatgccgggtcaccacacacgTGTTCATGAATAGCAGCTCCTGATGCAACATAAGTTCATCAACCAAGAGGTTATCTAAATACCACGTCGCAAAATATACAGACTTGCCATCACTTTAGATCAAACCTAGCCACTCCCAAAATATacattatggatgtgatgttcatcatcatcagcagagCAAGGACGACAACATGGGTCATTGCAAAATACTTGTTCGCCTGTGCCTTGTGATCCATGAGGTGGCTTAGAGCATGGTGGACCACAGCGGAAGTGAGCGGAGCAACTAGAACACACCCGTCATAGATCATCTTCATCTGATCATAGTTCTATATGGGCTTATTGATGAGATCTGTGTTCCCTATGGTGACTTTGCAATGATGAGGGTAGTTAGTTCTTCGCCATCTGCAAGCTAACGACATGTAGGGGATGAAGTGAAATAAAAGGTGCACTGATCTAACCTTGATGTAGGCATAGTATGCATCATCGCCCATCATGATTGTTGATGTTTTCTCCACCCAACGCACCCCTCAAGCATTTTCAGCATGCAGACATGAACTCACCTTACTCTCCAATGCTTCAGATGGTTGTACAGCTGGTCGAAACCAACTTCACGACCGGTGAACTTGAGAACAGCTTCTAAAATTGCTTGAAGGTTCCTGAAGAACTGCGCTCTGGTCATCCCTTTCTTGACCAACCCGCACGTCTGGTTCAGCACGAAGGTGAATAGAGCAGCGAGCCATATCATGTTGTTTCTTCTTCCTAACCGAGCATCACCTATCAGACACCGGGATGTACCGGAGTGGCTGAGCCGGCAACACATAGTTTGCCGACAAATTAGAGGAGGTCGGGTCCTATATAGATAATCAAAGTACCAAAGTGCAGGAACAATGGTAAGCAAGATGCTTGTTTGACACTTACAAGCTAACATGAAAACATCATTGACAATGGTAAGCAAGCATGATAACAAGCTTAATGAACCTACCAAACACCTTGTTATCATGAATACTACAAAGTTTGGCATGCCACAAAGTTTCATGAAACAAGCAAACACCTTCTGTGCAAACACTATGAACATAAGACAATATTAATCTTCTAtgtttgctgctatgtataagtgCGAAGCTAGTACAAGGAGAAGTTGTACACATCGTACAACCAATCCTCGTACCAACTATTTCACTTATACGTGGCAAATGCGCCGACTCGAAACCATAGCAATCTACTCTAGGCTTACAGATCAGAGCAAGAACTAAGCAAAACTACTAGATTGAACTGTGAACTAATTTTAGCTACTCTAGCCTTAGAGATAGCAGCTACCGTAGTGTACATCTAAGCTAGGGTTGAAAGGTACTCACACTGAACTGGCAGTCGGTACCAGCAAAGGAAGATGACGATATGCcggcgaggcggaggaggatgaaCAACCGCGGCGGAGCTCCACCGGCCTGAGAAGAGACCGTACCTTGCCTGGTTGCCAGCGAAACCTATGGACGGAGATCTCGAGAGGGGGAAAATGGTGGCGCGAATTTGGGCGGTGAGGATGGGAGGTGTAAATAGGCAAGGAGTATTGGCGAGAGGTGAGCAAATTTCTCCCGCTGTATTTTCCCCTTCCCACGCAGGCTCCCTCCATCCTTCCCTCGCATCAGCTCGacacattttggccccagcgagcgcGAGACGAGGGTGGCTTGCTAGGAACTTCTAAATCGAGCGTTCCTCCTCATACAGCTTTTTGGGTGCTTTAAAGTTCATACGATGCCGAGAATCTTTTTCCCGGCCATCCAAACGTGCATATTTTGTCTCCCGGGATGCCAGAAAACACATTGTTAGTAACCAATTATGTCCAAGATACCCTCATGACCTCATACCCAGTGAGCAGTGGCCCGTTGATGAAGCCAGAACTTGAGACAATCCAAAAATGATGAGCTTATTAATTAACAGATCTCACAGAATGTTTTCGGACAACAGCGTATCTCAAACACACGAGAACACGAGACGTAGTCTTGTAAACATACACTGATATACAACGAACTGTGCCCACCATGCTCACGATCAGACAACAGGAGTCAGCAGCGGCTTCTTCAGGACATGCGCCTCCAGGTTACCGAGTACCAGGTCCGCCATCGCTTGGCGAGTCTCGTGCGTCCCACTCCCCACGTGGGGCACCAGGACGACGTTGTCGAGCGTAAAGAGCGCCTCCGGGACGTTGGGCTCATCCTCAAACACGTCGAGGCCTGCCCCGCCGAGGCGCCCCTCGACGAGCGCAGAGACGAGCTCGGGCTCGTCGACATGAGGGCCACGCCCGATGTTTATGAGCACGCCCTTGGGACCCAGCGCATCGATCACCTCACGGTTGACAATGTGGCGGGTCTGTTCATTCAGTGGGCAAGCCACAACGAGGACATCACTGTTTGATGCCAATTCAACCACACTAGGGTAATAGGTGTAATTGGGGTATTCTTTCTTTGTTCTCTGGTAGTAGTTGACTGGGCAATCAAAGGCCTCCACCCTTGTGGCAATAGCAAGCCCTATCCTGCCCAGCCCAATGATGCCCACTCTTTTCCCACTGAACTGCAAAAGTACATACAAATAAGTATGAGAAATTAAGCAGAAGACATTCTTTTTATGTCAGAATATGAAAACCGTGTTAAAGGAAGATTTAAAAAAGAACGTCCAAAACGAAATGCCAACACTGCATACTTCAACCACACAAAAGAGTAGCAGTAACCAACTTCGATAGATTCTGTTAATACATAACTGAAAACGTTTGGAACTGATACTCTTATTCATCATGGTTGATTGCATAACAACCATAGCATGATGTCTTACAGGAAGAATAACATGCCGAGATGGTGCTCCGTTCATAAACTAGACTAGCAAACTCAGAGTTTGGAGTACAGAATGAGGATGCTCCACACATTCGCGAGGACCAGCAGCAATCAGATGACTGGAGTGAGTAACAGCTTGTTCAAAGCATGTGCCTCTAAATTCTGTAGAACTAGGTCAGCCATTGCCTTGCATGTTTCTTCTGTATCACTTCCTACATGGGGGACCAAAACGACATTATCTAAACCAAGAACCTGCTCTGGAGGAAAAGGCTCATGTTCAAACACATCAAGGCCTGCTGCTCCCAAGCGTTTCTCAAGAAGAGCAGACACAAGCTCAGGTTCATCCACGTGTGCTCCACGGCCAATGTTTATTAGTACACCCTCTGGTCCTAATGCATGGATGACTTCACGACTAACAATGTGATGGGTTTCTGCATTAAGCGAACATGCCACAATAAGCACGTCACAATTGGCTGCCAGGTCAACAACATTTGTAAAGAACCTGTAGTTTGGAAATGGCTTCTGTGATCTTGAATGATAACTGATCGAGCAATCAAATGCCTCAGCTCTTTTTGCTACAGCTAAACCTATCCTGCCAAGCCCAAGAATAGCAACTCTTTTACCACTGAACTGCAGAAAAATAACAAGAGTCGATTATTTTTTGTCTTTGGGAAAACCGAATCTAATCTTAGGATCACATGCACGATGTACCCAGCTTTTATTCTACGATGGAATGCTAAACCATTACCCTCAACTATTTCATGCTTTTACGAGAGAGTTATTAATCTTACACCTCATTATTATAATCAGTAGCAGATCAATCTTGCTAACTGCATTCTGTCCTTGAGATGGGTGCACCTGatttatttttttcattttcaaAATGCAGGTGTTAGCCCCCGTCTCTGCATCAACTGATGCACTCAGCCAAAGGTGCAACTTGATATTTTGGCATTATCAAGGGGATTGCGCTCATGGAAAATGTCCTCAGTAGGTTTCAAGAGACCAGGAAAAGCCTCACAGACAGAAGCATAGTGCATCATACAGTTCACAAAAAAATTCCTAGTATTTGGCTGCTACGAAGCACAACCAGTTGCTTAGCCATAAAGATGGACAACATAACGAAAGGTGTTGCAATCGCAATCCTATTTGTACTACTAGGAAGCAATGATTAGGGAGGAACAAATCGTGATTTCCATCAGTCTTAGTATTAGCAAGGTGGATGGGCCATCGGTCAAGTAGCTGGAGCACAGAGGCACTTTCCTTCCAGCGTGCGTTCAAGACCAGGTGGACGCGATTTATTTCATGGGTTTCAATGCACAGCCTCAGACCCTTCTCCTTAATCAAAAGCCGCAGGGGCTTCTTCCCCTGCTGGTCTCGTTTTGTTAGTATTAGCGTCCAAGTTACAGCGCAATATGGAGCTAAGCAGCAACAAACAACCTCCAGAGCTCTGTGAatatatccaaaaaagaaccaaCAATCCCTAACCTAGTAAAATATATCCGAAAAGGAACCAACAATCCCTAACCTAGTAAGACGTTGATATCATAGGAGAGAAAGTAGGAAGACCCCTAGAAAAATCCCTGCAACTACAGCACTACAATTATCTGATCCTCTAGATCTTATATTTCAGTTTTCTCGCACAAGCATATAGCTCGAATAATCCATGAAGGAGGTCAACATTTACCACGTAGGTAGCCTAAATTTTAGTCAAACAGGTTTCCTTGCACTGTCGAAACAAATCCACCAGCCAAGCTTGTGCAAATGCCTTCAGCCAACCGGCCCTACCTCAGTTATATGGTTCACAAATGGTATAAAAGGAAGAGTCAAACGTACTAACTATCAACCAAATTTCAGGAAGAAAACCAGGGCCCAACAAAGTTTAACTATTTCTCCTTTCAACCTCTCCTAGATTTCTCTCTCGAATTCATCCTCAGTATTGCATCTTCTCCTATCGCGTAGTTATTTTCTCTGAAATGGCCGCTGCTCTGTTTTCTAATTGATCCTCAATCAAGTTATTGTGGTATTTCGTTTTGACTGAAACTAAGTAGGCACCCAAGTGTACAAAAATTGCAATTGGGCTACGCCAGCGATACCAAAGTGCGCAGTGCTCTGTGAAGCGAAGTTTGAAGTAGCCAATTAATCAGGCGGTACTACTATTTACTAAGCAAGAGCAATATGCCGCATTAGCCAGTACTACTAGGTTACTGAACTTAAGAGTAGTACAAACGGAAGCAGAGGCATGGGAAACAAAACAAACCCGCGTGGTCAAAGTGTAGTCGCCCTTGGCCTTCCACAGCCCGGCGCGCACGTATCGGTCGGCCTGCGGGATCTTGCGCAGCGCTGCGATGGCGAGGCCGACGGCgaggtcggcgacgtcgtcggtgAGGACGTCGGGGGTGTTGGTGACGCGGATCCCGCGGTCGCGGCACTTGGCGAGGTCGACGCGGTCGATGCCGACGGAGAAGGAGGCGACGATCTCGAGCGCCGGCAGCGCGTCGATGAGCGCCGCGTCGGcgttgtagccggcgttgccgACGACGGcgcggatggcggcggcgttggcgcggaggaaggcggcgcgcGCGTCGGCGCCGGGCGGGGAGTCCCAGAGGCGGATGAGGCGGAAGCGGCGGTCGAGTTCTTGCTCCAGGTACGCGTTCATCGGGTGCAGGAGAAGCACGCCGAGGgactccatcgccgccgccgtcgccgccgcgggcggcaggTGGGGTTGTGGTGGTGGGTGCGAGGCGGAAGCGGCTGGTCGTTGTGTGGTGGATGGGCTAGTGAGAGGAGTCCTCCACGTGGCTAAGTACTTGTGCGGAAATGGCTGACGATTCGCTGTGGGCCGCAAGCTGCCTATGATCCTTGGGCCAGGCTATCCTAGCTGCAAGCCTTCCTCCTCGCCACGTTCCATCTGAGACCAGTTGTAACATCTCACTATTTGTTGTTTGCAATATGATTGCAACAAATCTTCTTGTGATCCCATAAGAATCATCCAAACCCATCAAAACACTAATATACGCCAGCTAAAAATCGTGGGCAAGCGAAGCAAATCTCTATTTGccgcaaaaaaaaactttaaaatTTCCCAAAAATCACTAACCTCCACCATTAACCATCAACATGCCACCCTTCACCCATCTAGGTTCGTCGTCCACGAACTCAGCTCGTCACAGCTAGATCACCCAATCTTTGGTCGTCGTTCCAACGTCTATCAAAGCTTGGTGAGGCGGATTTGAGCTACACCAAATATATCCATGCTGATTTGGAGGAGCTTGCATGCTTGAACGGAGGAAACACTATGGGAAATGGAGGATCTCCGGGGGAGGAGGAGCACAGGTGATGAGGCTGTTGAGAGCATGCATTCCAAGGAAAGGAGATGAGAGGAGAAGCAGAAGTAGCTCCATGGGAAACACGAGAAGAGGGGAGAAGACGTGAATGAGGGACGAAGCGCTTTCTCCCTTCAAGAGCTATTGATCTTCTCACGCAGTCGGCCGCCTCACATGAATCGTTTTCTATCGAATAAACACTCGGCCTTGCCTCCCTTTGCTAAGTCTTGGCCAACTGAGTTTTTAAGTCTCTATCGATCCATAGAAGCTTGACATCAATTAAGTAAATGCAGTTTGAACTAAAATGGAGGTAAACTTTTCTAAGACTCAAGATGGACTGGGACTAGGATGGAGCCTTTAAATGTAAAGGAGAATTACCTAAAAGGATCTTATGTTGGAAAGTTATCTCAGAAGATGTTGTTTTATGAAAATATCAAGAAGAGTGAACCTCCAACCTCTGCATTCATGGATGGACATGGCTAATGTAATTTAGAGATGAAAATAAAACATGTTATTATAGAAAGATAAGTTATCACAAGTCATCTCTATCAAATAATGCTCGAATGATTATTTTCTTAGATAAGAAAAATCACCATGGCATAATACATGTTAGCACCCATTTTTGTCCTCCCGTCAACCAAAACAAGTCGGAACCGTTGAAGCTGAAGAAGCCAGATGGAGTAGTCGGATTCATAAGCCACTCCAGTTATTAGGCGGATCCATGGTAACTTTGGTCACAAGGTGGATCCGTGGCCATCTTGGTTGCAGGGTGGATACATGGCTATTTTTCACTAGGTGGATCGATGGTCAACCCTGTTACTTGGTCGGATCCGTAGCTACCTCAATCCTTAGGCGGTTCCATCACCTTATGCTAACAAAGGATGAAGGCCAAATGACTTAAGTTAGCATTTGACCACTCTAgatcgaaggtggaattttttttCCTACTTGGCTTAGAGGGGGTTGGAAACATCATGATGATACCGTATGAAGAGGATAGCCTGAATGCCTTCAAAATAACCTCATATGAAAAAGTTCCTAACACGAGAGTTTTCCGTATCGTCAAAACGTACAACTTTGGATACAGAGTCATCTGGATCCGACTTACCATGCGAACCCTAGAGACTTGACAAGATACAGATAAACTTTCTGCCTGGCGACGTATCCGACCTTAAGTTGAAGATATGGTCGGAAATGCATTAAGACGGCTCTGGATGAGACAATGCTTAACACGGAACTTATTCGTATCATCATAATGTACAACTTTGATTTTGAGTCCATCCGGATCCGACCTACCGTGTGAGCCGCATAGTCTTGGAAAGATCCGGGTAACATGCTGCCTAACGGATCCGACCTGAAGTTGAAGATGGATCCGGAAACACCTCAAGACGACCTCGGATGGGAAAGTGATCAACGTAAGAGTTGTTCATCTCTTTGAGATGTACAAATTTTCCTTTTGGAGCATCTCCAATTGAGTTATGAAGAAATTTCCAGAGCAAGGACAAGAAGAAGGACAATGAACATAGTTGTATCCGGATTCTATCTGACTTAGGGTAGATGTAGGAGGAAATTAGAAGTCCTTTTCTTGTAGGAAATATGTAAAAAGTTATCCAAAACTTGCACGGGAAGTCCTTTGCGTGCGTGTGTGTAAGAGGTGATGGCCGATTGAAATTAAGCAAACAATTAACAAACATCAATGCATCTACATTTTTCCTCATAGCCTTGTTCTTGCTTCAGTTCTTCGGTGACTTCGCATAGATTCTACCGGAGATCGATAACCGAGCTTGGAGTGGCCATGTTCATCCCATAGTCGCTGGAACCTCCAACGGGGTCCCTCCCGAGGAACCACGGCTTCGGGTCTCAAAAGCGCCAGCCGGATTGTCTTGTGTATCGCACTTCCGACCAGTATCCTTTGACGTGAGTTGCGGCGTATCACCCACGGTGTCAAGGGTGAACGAGGACGTGCCAATGTAAGCTGGAATATTTTCACCCTAGCATCGAGGTAGTAGATTTTCGGCCTCGGTCGGAAATTCCAAAGTCTTGTATTTAGCCCGAAACTTTTGGGCGTAACAGTACAATTGCGCTTGCAATGACCCAAAGATGGGCTTCCTCTTTGATCATAGCGACCATGGCGATCAGCCCGGTGGAAGTGTTTTGAAAACCCCTTGCACTGATGACGATAAGAGAGGACCATCGTGTAATTTCTTCCTACACCCACTTGAGAGGGTCAAAAGCTCCCACCATTCTTTGATTGTGTCTACTTGACCCGTTCGGCGATCAACTTtccgtccgcaaccaacaacgtcagACCGTTTTGGAGAAAGACATCTCAAAAAATtcgttgtaattttcttttttattGAAGTGCTTTATACTCCTCCATTTTTCTCTTAATGTGAGGGTTCTATTAGAAAAAAAAGAATATTTTCGCTACAAATACCTAAGCTGGAATCCCGAATTCCCGATCGAGCATGTAGCTTAAATCCAAAAAGTTGTGGCGATGCTAATTCCAAAAAGAAGATGGGCGCAAGTTTGTCTTCCAGCGCGCGTCTCACGATTTATGCACTGGTCGACTAAAATATGAAGCACTTGTAGAAGATTATAGTGAGAAAAGAGACGAAGTGACAAACCGACCCGCGTGGTGAGCGTGTAGTCGCCCTTGGCCTTCCAGGAGCCGGCGCGCACGTACCGGTCGGCCTGCGGGATCCTCCGcagcgcggcgacggcgaggccgacggcgaggtcggcgacgtcgtcggtgAGGACGTCGGGGGTGTGTGTGACGCGGACCCCCCGCTGGCGGCACTCGGCGAGGTCGACGTGGTCGATGCCGACAGAGAAGGACGAGAAGATCTCCAGGGACGGCAGGGCGTCCAGGAGCACGGCGTCGACCTTGTGGCCGGGGTATCCCACGACGGCGCGGATGGCGGGCCCGTGGGCGCGGAAGAGGGAGTCCGGCGGGGAATGCTCCCAGAGGCGGAGGAGGCTGAAGCGGCGGTCGAGCTCCTGCTCCAGGTAGGCGTTCACGGGGTACAGCAGTAGCACCACTAGGGAGCCCATCGCCGGCGTTGCTGCGGCGATCGCCGAGGGCCGGCGGCCAGGCGGGTGTGGTGGGCTGGTGGCGACGACTACGAGGCCGCGGCTGCCGCAGATTGTTGTGTGCGGTTGTGGCTAAGTCCTCGACGTGGGCAAGTACTAGGTAGTAGGTACTGGCGTCTGGCGGGGAAATGCTGACGCCGGCCGATGCGGGCCGGCCGTCTTCGCTAGCGTCTCTTTCTCCGTGGGCGCCGTAGGTTGCAGTCCAGGCGCACAAGCACGGCTGCACCGCCGGGCGGCCTAATAACTGATCTCGACGGTTCACCTGCTCGATTTACGATTTGTCTACAGATTTTTGCAGATCATGACAAAATTCAGAGATTTTTACAATCAAGTATGTGGTGTATGAGATTGTAAaagggaaattcaattcggctcccgggtgcgtatgctccctatacgaaaaaattatattttgagttgtcgaaaaaatttgacaaaaaattctacatgtacacctccataatatatgtgcattcgccaagtttcacgaaaaatcaatattttttgtggtctatgtaaaaaaaaagaaaatttatcttgtaaaaagcattagTTTTAGGActgagttttctcttttttacacacgtcacatggaaagtccattttttatgaaacaactttgtgagcgcatagcacgtgaagatgtacgtgcgaatttttcgtttcaatttttttaaaattcaaaatatatgtaagatgaaattcaaaatagagggagcatatgctcccatgttccaaaacaccactcccattgTAAAAGAACTTTTTTGTGGCGTCTAAATGAGTGGGAAATCATAAGtgcctagatacatctaaatttaaacaaatttggaACAACTTTTTATGAGCTGATGGAGTAATTTAGTTCAACTAATTCTCAGTTGTCTAAATTTTCCTAAATCTCATGCACCTGAAATAGCTTCTTTTTCTACGCCTAAAATTATAACCATCAAAGTGTGCAATTCTAATAAAATGTTTTACGGAGTATTATTATTCTTATCCCTTAGGTTATATATAAAAAGAGTGACATAGGGAATGACGATAGTTTAGATGTCGATGAAAATGCTCCTGGTGACTGCTATTCAAGAAAACTTTAGGCAACTAAGATATAGACAATACACTTTAGACTTACTCCATCCTGCTTAAGCTACAATTATTTCACATTGAAGGTAAACCTCCACTAGGCAACTCTAGCAGAACACGTAACTGAGAGCACGAGCCGTGCCAATGATGTACACACTACAGGCTAACACTAACCCTCCAAGGCAACGCAAGAACCACTCCTACTTCCATCTTTCTCTGGCCAGTTCACCATCCCAGCATCTCCAAAGCAACCTCCTCAATGAGCGTGGAAAGAACGATCTCCCCTGCGTCTCTTGCCCAGAACTCCGTTTCTTCCATGCACATCCAGTCATGCCACCCCATGTCCCACACACTGTTGATCGACGGCTCCAAGCACCCGAGATCCCTCTCCAGCTTAACAGAAAGGCTATCTTTCGAGCCACTGCCATAGCTTTCATCGTCGGTGTAGCTGTTTAGCTTCTGAGTCCCAGTGCTGATATCACCCATCAAGGCCACCAGGGAGAAGTATGTCGCTGTTCTGCATTTCTGGTTCCTGAATCCGGTGCCACACGGACTACTCTGCTGACGATGTTTTTGTTCTAGTTGCTCCGCTGCTATGTCTACGTAGAGCTGGCGGTCTTTCACTTCAGCCTTGGGGGTACCTTGGTATTGCTCAATCAGATGATCGTATGTgtgaatgcctacgagttgtgctGCTCGGGTAAGGAATGATTTGT contains:
- the LOC124666705 gene encoding glyoxylate/hydroxypyruvate/pyruvate reductase 2KGR-like, translating into MESLGVLLLHPMNAYLEQELDRRFRLIRLWDSPPGADARAAFLRANAAAIRAVVGNAGYNADAALIDALPALEIVASFSVGIDRVDLAKCRDRGIRVTNTPDVLTDDVADLAVGLAIAALRKIPQADRYVRAGLWKAKGDYTLTTRFSGKRVAILGLGRIGLAVAKRAEAFDCSISYHSRSQKPFPNYRFFTNVVDLAANCDVLIVACSLNAETHHIVSREVIHALGPEGVLINIGRGAHVDEPELVSALLEKRLGAAGLDVFEHEPFPPEQVLGLDNVVLVPHVGSDTEETCKAMADLVLQNLEAHALNKLLLTPVI